The following coding sequences are from one Luteitalea sp. window:
- a CDS encoding hemerythrin domain-containing protein codes for MLANEFSKIFREEHRCVRDALFDLIDAFDQRDTGRASSLLQQIAGCTGPHFRYEEEALYPALTDVYGAGYVEQLLTAHDGVIAAAGELSALSGKAELSTDDVERGKQLTRGILPHVSDCEGLSIMVERLPEDVVRTILDTRTRATDAGLDLMRWSREVRQRHTG; via the coding sequence ATGCTGGCGAACGAATTCTCCAAGATCTTCCGCGAGGAGCACCGTTGTGTGAGGGACGCCCTATTCGATCTCATCGATGCGTTCGACCAGCGGGATACGGGGCGTGCGAGCAGCCTGCTCCAGCAGATTGCCGGCTGCACCGGCCCCCACTTCCGGTACGAGGAGGAGGCTCTGTACCCAGCACTCACCGACGTGTACGGGGCCGGGTACGTCGAGCAACTCCTTACCGCCCATGATGGCGTCATCGCCGCAGCCGGCGAGCTCTCGGCGCTCTCGGGCAAGGCGGAGCTCTCCACTGATGATGTCGAGCGCGGCAAGCAATTGACCCGCGGCATCTTGCCACACGTGAGCGATTGTGAGGGGCTTTCGATCATGGTCGAGCGTTTGCCGGAAGACGTCGTGCGCACCATTCTCGATACGCGGACGCGGGCGACAGACGCCGGGCTCGACCTCATGCGGTGGTCGCGCGAAGTGCGGCAACGACACACAGGCTGA
- a CDS encoding DUF4149 domain-containing protein: MPTIQVLSVWLHILAAAVWIGGMVFLAVVLVPVLRKPELREHAAVLIHVTGIRFRYVGWVCLVVLIGTGIVNLTRWGIGWSELTSVDLWRSSFGHTLATKLVLVAFVLALSGVHDFVIGPRATAVLRDAPDSDRARHLRQMARWIGRLTLLLALAVVALAVMLARGTPW, encoded by the coding sequence ATGCCCACGATCCAGGTGCTCTCGGTCTGGCTGCATATCCTTGCCGCGGCCGTGTGGATCGGGGGCATGGTGTTTTTGGCGGTGGTGCTCGTGCCCGTGTTGCGCAAACCCGAGCTCCGCGAGCACGCCGCGGTGTTGATCCACGTGACCGGCATCCGGTTTCGATACGTCGGTTGGGTATGCCTGGTCGTGTTGATCGGCACCGGCATCGTGAATCTGACCCGATGGGGCATCGGATGGTCAGAGCTGACGAGCGTTGATCTGTGGCGCTCCTCGTTTGGGCACACGCTCGCGACCAAGCTCGTGCTTGTCGCATTCGTCCTCGCGCTCAGCGGGGTGCATGACTTTGTCATCGGGCCGCGCGCCACCGCAGTACTGCGGGACGCACCGGATTCGGATCGAGCTCGGCATCTGCGACAGATGGCCCGATGGATCGGCCGGCTCACCCTGCTGCTTGCGCTCGCAGTGGTCGCGCTTGCGGTGATGCTGGCGCGGGGCACCCCATGGTAG
- a CDS encoding DUF488 family protein, with protein sequence MAFKIRVKRVYESPAADDGVRLLIDRLWPRGLKRDAAALDGWLKEVAPSDSLRGWFAHEPARWDEFVRRYFAELDEHPECLEPILEYADQGRVTLLYASRDAEHNNAVALARYLEGRAPRSGSRR encoded by the coding sequence ATGGCATTCAAAATCCGCGTCAAGCGCGTATACGAGTCACCGGCGGCTGACGATGGCGTGCGGCTCCTAATCGATCGGCTGTGGCCGCGCGGACTCAAACGCGATGCCGCAGCACTCGACGGCTGGCTCAAGGAGGTTGCTCCCAGCGACTCGCTGCGGGGGTGGTTTGCTCACGAACCCGCTCGCTGGGATGAGTTCGTCCGGCGCTACTTTGCTGAGCTGGATGAGCATCCCGAATGTCTGGAACCAATTCTGGAATATGCGGACCAGGGACGAGTCACGCTGCTCTACGCGTCACGCGATGCTGAACACAATAACGCCGTCGCCCTCGCGCGCTACCTCGAGGGTCGCGCGCCTCGCAGCGGGTCGCGCAGATGA
- a CDS encoding helix-turn-helix domain-containing protein, translating to MMVIMSDQDTGGAAMPSFDDAVARVPFLRALSPKDRERLRPYAAVRRIPQGRPVWTLDDAAQEFIFAIEGHVKLIRPCESGREVIIDVGKPGELLCASAACAFAPYCCTCTALDRDVIILVLPRRDVLHLLEQNPTAAAAFVREATGREMRLGRRIVELASGHVEQRVCALLLRLGDQGGTPLSGGQTRIALKLSRQDLADLCGTTLESAIRVMTKLSREGTVRTTASGFVIRDRVKLEALARGRSER from the coding sequence ATGATGGTGATCATGTCCGATCAGGACACCGGCGGCGCCGCGATGCCATCGTTTGACGACGCTGTCGCGCGCGTGCCCTTCCTGCGTGCGCTCTCACCAAAGGACCGGGAACGGCTGCGCCCATACGCTGCGGTACGCCGCATCCCGCAGGGCCGGCCGGTCTGGACGCTCGATGACGCGGCGCAGGAGTTCATCTTTGCGATTGAGGGCCACGTCAAGCTGATACGGCCGTGCGAGAGCGGGCGCGAGGTGATCATCGACGTCGGCAAGCCTGGCGAGTTGCTCTGCGCGAGCGCCGCCTGCGCATTTGCCCCGTACTGCTGCACGTGCACGGCGCTGGACCGCGACGTGATCATTCTCGTGCTGCCGCGGCGCGACGTCCTGCACCTGCTCGAGCAGAATCCGACAGCGGCCGCTGCTTTCGTCCGTGAGGCGACGGGCCGCGAGATGAGACTCGGCCGGAGGATCGTCGAGCTGGCGAGCGGCCACGTGGAGCAGCGGGTCTGCGCACTTCTGCTGCGGCTTGGCGATCAGGGCGGTACCCCGCTCAGCGGTGGACAGACACGGATCGCGTTGAAGCTGTCGCGGCAAGACCTCGCGGATCTCTGCGGCACGACACTCGAGAGCGCGATCCGGGTCATGACCAAGCTCTCACGAGAAGGAACGGTGCGCACGACTGCGTCCGGTTTCGTGATCCGGGATCGCGTCAAGCTGGAGGCGCTGGCCCGGGGCCGATCGGAGCGCTGA
- a CDS encoding tetratricopeptide repeat protein, translating into MGANGRRRLSRRQRRVLWTAVLLTIAVAFGGAALVWTYRQQQSAPYRPGEANPDVTASLLRDPPRDAARPVFADVTREAGLSSFRTFAGDRTSQLPEDMGPGAAWGDYDNDGDDDLFLVSAGGPLNAPAERLAPSALYENLGNGRFQRVTDFPEPRIVGMGAAWGDYDGDGWLDLVVTGYNALLLFRNDRGRFLNDPRFKSRSGFWAGAAWGDYDNDGRLDLYVCGYVKYIEAEPGRSTAVSQQYGRSVPYTLNPASYEPERNLLFRNTGGGTLVETAARLGVVNPEGRSLSALWHDFDDDGWLDLYVANDISDNVLYRNVKGRFGDVSHAAWVADYRGAMGLTAGDWNRDGDDDLFITHWVAQENALYDSLWTDVAALRFADAADIAGVGQIALPMVGWGAEFLDFDSDGWLDLVVGNGSTFETEQVPKRLVAQRPFLFWNRQGEYFHDVAPLSPVLAQPQVARGVAVADYDNDGDQDVLVARNGGGVQLLRNDTRSGQWVQVVLRARPSASAPARVARGAAATAQIGSVQMRRAVTSASYLSQSTSVLHFGLGSATAMDHLRIRWRAGAVTEYGPLAAGRRWEITEGEAVPRGVTRAPSAISSPAKHRERIVRFWNHQRAAMHALKVEKDAAKAAGRFREALALDPAHEDARYYLATSLAEQGDTDGALAEYEELMRLNPRSHRALAGWARLRAMAPRTAPELIAAEEMLIRAHTLNPEETGTLLTLGEIALMRGKHSLAEERFETAVRTNTRAAGGLFLLGYVRWKAGDLDGARYYLRRAREALGPDWKPAGTTAEGDVTSALKREPTPLSRFWDTWNGTAQLPSTYTGLDAYLRTIPR; encoded by the coding sequence ATGGGCGCGAATGGCAGGCGCCGCTTGAGCCGGCGCCAGAGGCGTGTGCTGTGGACGGCCGTGCTGCTGACCATCGCGGTCGCCTTCGGTGGGGCGGCGTTGGTCTGGACCTATCGCCAGCAGCAGAGCGCGCCGTATCGCCCTGGGGAGGCCAACCCCGATGTCACGGCGTCACTCCTCCGCGATCCCCCGCGCGACGCGGCGCGGCCGGTGTTCGCGGATGTGACGCGAGAGGCCGGTCTCTCCAGCTTCCGTACCTTCGCGGGAGACCGCACGTCGCAGCTGCCTGAGGACATGGGGCCGGGGGCGGCGTGGGGAGACTACGACAACGACGGCGACGATGACCTCTTTCTGGTCAGCGCGGGCGGCCCGCTGAATGCCCCTGCCGAGCGGCTTGCGCCGAGCGCGCTGTACGAGAACCTTGGCAACGGGAGGTTCCAGCGCGTCACCGATTTCCCCGAGCCTCGCATCGTCGGCATGGGGGCCGCGTGGGGCGACTACGATGGCGATGGTTGGCTCGACCTCGTCGTCACGGGGTATAACGCGCTGCTGCTGTTTCGCAACGATCGCGGTCGCTTCTTGAACGACCCCAGGTTCAAGAGCCGCAGCGGGTTCTGGGCCGGCGCGGCCTGGGGAGACTACGACAACGACGGCCGGCTGGACCTGTACGTCTGCGGTTACGTGAAGTACATCGAGGCGGAACCTGGCCGATCGACGGCGGTCTCTCAGCAGTACGGCAGGTCGGTTCCCTACACGCTCAACCCCGCCTCGTACGAGCCGGAGCGAAACCTCCTCTTCCGCAACACTGGCGGTGGAACATTGGTGGAAACGGCCGCGCGGTTGGGGGTGGTCAACCCCGAAGGCCGCAGCCTCAGCGCGCTGTGGCACGACTTCGACGACGACGGATGGCTGGACCTGTACGTGGCGAACGATATTTCCGACAATGTGCTGTACCGGAACGTCAAGGGGCGGTTCGGAGACGTCAGCCATGCCGCGTGGGTGGCTGATTACCGCGGCGCGATGGGGCTTACGGCGGGCGACTGGAACCGCGACGGCGATGACGACCTGTTCATCACGCACTGGGTTGCGCAGGAGAACGCGCTGTACGATTCCTTGTGGACGGATGTGGCGGCGCTGCGGTTCGCCGACGCGGCGGACATCGCCGGCGTCGGGCAGATTGCGCTGCCGATGGTGGGATGGGGCGCCGAGTTCTTGGATTTCGACAGCGATGGCTGGCTCGATCTCGTCGTCGGTAATGGCAGCACGTTCGAGACGGAGCAGGTGCCGAAGCGGCTGGTCGCGCAGCGTCCGTTCCTCTTTTGGAACCGGCAGGGCGAGTACTTCCACGACGTCGCCCCGTTGTCGCCTGTCCTGGCGCAGCCGCAGGTGGCCCGCGGCGTCGCAGTGGCGGACTACGATAACGACGGTGACCAGGACGTGCTCGTCGCGCGGAACGGCGGAGGAGTGCAGCTGCTGCGGAATGACACGCGCTCCGGCCAGTGGGTGCAGGTCGTGCTTCGGGCGCGTCCCTCTGCGAGCGCACCGGCCCGTGTGGCGCGAGGCGCCGCCGCGACCGCGCAGATCGGGTCCGTGCAGATGCGTCGCGCTGTAACGAGCGCGTCGTATCTGTCACAGAGCACGAGCGTGCTGCACTTCGGGCTCGGATCCGCGACGGCCATGGACCACCTCAGGATCCGGTGGCGCGCGGGCGCCGTCACGGAGTATGGGCCGCTGGCGGCGGGCCGTCGCTGGGAGATTACCGAAGGCGAGGCGGTGCCGCGGGGGGTGACGCGCGCGCCGTCAGCGATCTCGTCGCCGGCGAAGCATCGCGAGCGGATCGTGCGGTTCTGGAATCACCAGCGAGCCGCCATGCACGCGCTCAAGGTGGAGAAGGATGCCGCGAAGGCCGCAGGCCGGTTCAGGGAGGCGCTGGCGCTCGATCCCGCGCACGAGGACGCCCGATACTATCTCGCCACCTCACTGGCCGAGCAGGGAGACACCGACGGCGCGCTCGCGGAGTATGAGGAGCTGATGCGCCTCAACCCGAGGAGCCATAGAGCGCTTGCCGGATGGGCGAGGCTGCGCGCGATGGCCCCCCGCACCGCTCCAGAGCTGATCGCGGCCGAAGAGATGCTCATCAGGGCGCACACGCTGAACCCTGAGGAGACCGGAACGCTCCTGACGCTGGGCGAAATCGCGCTGATGCGCGGGAAGCACAGCCTGGCAGAAGAGCGCTTCGAGACCGCAGTGCGCACGAACACCCGTGCCGCCGGGGGATTGTTCCTGCTCGGCTACGTGCGGTGGAAGGCCGGAGATCTAGACGGAGCACGATATTACCTCCGCCGCGCGCGGGAGGCGCTCGGGCCCGACTGGAAACCGGCGGGGACCACCGCGGAGGGGGACGTCACATCCGCCCTCAAGCGCGAGCCGACGCCACTGTCGCGTTTCTGGGACACCTGGAACGGCACTGCGCAGCTGCCCTCTACCTACACAGGCCTGGACGCCTACCTCAGAACCATCCCGCGCTGA
- the narH gene encoding nitrate reductase subunit beta, which produces MNIKQQMAMVFNLDKCLGCNTCTLACKNVWTNREGAEYMFWNNVETKPGLGYPKRWEDQRMYRGGWERNPTGGGPRLRVGSQFWTMMNLFYNPVMPQMEDYYGKGPFTFTYEDLHAEQATTRSQPVARPKSQITGEEDIPIEYAVNWEDNAAGAASSSTNGFDANFGAMTENERAALLTFRDAFMMYLPRICNHCLNPACVAACPSGAAYKREEDGVVLIDQNRCRAWRMCISACPYKKPYYNWRTGKMEKCLLCYPRLEVGEAPACFRACPGRIRYLGPLLYDLDRVAYAANVPDASLVDAQRDIILDPHDAHVIAAARAAGISESWLDACRRSPVYRMVKEWEIALPLHPEFRTLPALFYIPPESPVRTAAPNGSTLDMVDGGGVLPDLDQFRIPIRFLASLFSAGHDEPVKLALRRQLAVRAFRRSERVDGRPDTSVLDAVGLTVAQARAMHRLLALAHHHERFVIPTTRRERTANSPYIERGFAGFSEMAPRSRPRRRSFFHGAKPGVEAGP; this is translated from the coding sequence ATGAACATCAAGCAGCAGATGGCGATGGTCTTCAATCTGGACAAATGTCTGGGCTGCAACACCTGCACGCTGGCGTGCAAGAACGTGTGGACCAATCGTGAGGGCGCGGAATACATGTTCTGGAACAACGTCGAGACCAAGCCGGGCCTCGGCTATCCGAAGCGCTGGGAAGATCAGCGGATGTATCGCGGTGGCTGGGAACGCAATCCAACGGGCGGCGGGCCGCGGCTGCGTGTGGGCTCGCAGTTCTGGACGATGATGAACCTCTTCTACAACCCGGTCATGCCGCAGATGGAGGACTACTACGGGAAGGGGCCGTTTACCTTCACGTATGAAGACCTCCATGCCGAGCAGGCGACGACGCGATCGCAGCCGGTCGCCCGTCCCAAGTCGCAGATTACCGGCGAAGAGGACATCCCTATCGAGTACGCGGTGAACTGGGAGGACAACGCGGCGGGCGCCGCGAGCTCCAGCACGAATGGGTTCGACGCGAACTTCGGCGCAATGACTGAGAACGAACGCGCGGCGCTGCTCACGTTCCGCGACGCGTTCATGATGTACCTCCCGCGCATCTGCAATCACTGCCTGAATCCCGCCTGCGTGGCCGCATGCCCGAGCGGCGCCGCCTACAAGCGTGAAGAGGACGGCGTGGTCCTCATCGACCAGAACCGGTGCCGGGCCTGGCGGATGTGCATCTCAGCGTGCCCGTACAAGAAGCCGTACTACAACTGGCGCACCGGCAAGATGGAGAAGTGCCTCCTCTGCTACCCGCGTCTCGAGGTGGGCGAAGCGCCCGCATGCTTCCGCGCCTGCCCCGGACGCATCAGATACCTCGGACCGCTCCTGTACGACCTCGACCGCGTGGCGTACGCCGCCAATGTTCCGGACGCCAGCCTCGTCGACGCACAGCGCGACATCATCCTCGACCCGCACGATGCGCACGTGATTGCCGCCGCGCGCGCGGCAGGCATCAGCGAGTCGTGGCTCGATGCCTGCCGGCGGTCTCCCGTGTACCGGATGGTCAAGGAGTGGGAAATCGCGCTGCCGCTCCATCCCGAGTTCCGGACGCTGCCGGCGCTGTTCTACATTCCACCGGAGAGCCCCGTGCGGACCGCGGCTCCCAATGGAAGCACGCTCGATATGGTCGATGGCGGCGGTGTCCTGCCCGACCTTGACCAGTTCCGAATTCCCATCCGGTTTCTTGCCAGCCTGTTCTCGGCCGGCCACGACGAGCCGGTGAAGCTGGCGCTTCGACGGCAGCTCGCGGTCCGAGCGTTCCGTCGATCGGAACGGGTCGACGGACGCCCTGACACGTCAGTGCTCGATGCGGTGGGCCTGACGGTGGCGCAGGCCCGGGCGATGCACCGGCTGCTCGCGTTGGCACACCACCACGAGCGTTTCGTGATTCCGACCACGAGGCGCGAGCGCACGGCCAACTCGCCGTACATCGAGCGCGGGTTCGCGGGGTTCAGCGAGATGGCGCCGCGGTCCCGGCCGCGCCGACGCAGTTTCTTCCACGGCGCTAAGCCCGGGGTGGAGGCTGGGCCATGA
- a CDS encoding nitrate reductase subunit alpha, which translates to MTHTSNDRHGSRWFRIADEPRDWEDFYRERWAFDRSVRSSHGVNCSGSCSWEVFVKDGLICWELQKTDWPQIDSDTPNYEPRGCQRGISASWYPYSPVRPKYPYIRGVLLDLYERERQAGKDPVAAWAAIVHDPTRVAAYRGARGKAGWRRATWDLATEIWAAAIIHTIKRYGPDRLASFSPIPAMSMVSFLSGHRLCNLLGGTMLSFYEWYHDLPHIMPMMWGDQTDVHESADWYQSTYWMVIGSNLPMTRTPDAHFASEHKYNGGKIVNLSPNYSDVTKFADLWVPVRPGTDAAFLLACIHVILKECYVDRPVPYFAEYVKQFTNLPFLVELEPHADGTYLQGRFVRASDTSAYAAEEHADWKLVVLDRATDDVRLPGGSVGFRWEAQHTGRWNLKLEDAVTGAAIDPMLTLTDAAGWEEASVLFANYTETFDTTLGATDGNGRPARSLRRGVPARRFTKRDGTEVLVTTAFDLLIAQLGVSRGLGGDYPNGYDDASVPYTPAWQEQETGVSRNLAIRVAREWADNAERTKGRCLFITGSGVLHWFHGGSLIYRAQAVMGLLTGCMGRNGGGFAHYVGTEKIRSYAAIGTLGNAADWSGPPRHQNSTSYFYFHTDQWRYDGMVLDPLWAPWARDLPSKGRHAADLNLLAIRLGWLPFYPQVDKVNPLDIAREARAAGAQTEEEIAAYVADQFKRGAQRFAVEDVDAPENHPKVLWIYRGNLIGTSMRGHEYALKHLLGTHHNVLGDERARDLVEDVEWHEQAPLGKLDLIVNVNLRMDSSANYADIVLPTAHWYEKYDLTCTDLHSFFHPFTPAHDPPWEARHDWDAFKAVAAKVSELAQDHLPLPVEDVVMTPMITDSPDELAQPFGEIRDWSAGDVEPVPGKYFPHVHVVTRDYTKTLERYTTFGPRVCRPNGYGAKGITTDLTHIYEQLKDNYLVGEKLGRPSLETPRQVAEVILRISPESDGELSHQLFTALERQCGVPLAHLVEGDRDVHHHFPDLESQPRRSLTSPHWSAVESPGRTYCPWTLNIETLKPFHTLSGRQEIYFDHRGYRELGESLPAYKPPVDMVKIGDVSLAEAAPGSKVFRFLTPHGKWQIHSMFWDSWHMLNLFRGGQVVWLNDEDAGAIGVRDNDWVEIYNQNGISVVRAVVSMTVPRDTAIMYHSSERHINVPISRLARERGASDLRGGNNNAPTRIMMNPATMIGGYANWTYFLNYWGTSPSERDCAVLIRKMPLEQGRKKVIYREEDLGAL; encoded by the coding sequence ATGACTCACACGAGCAACGACCGCCATGGATCGCGATGGTTTCGGATCGCGGACGAACCGCGCGACTGGGAGGACTTCTACCGCGAGCGCTGGGCGTTCGATCGATCCGTGCGCAGCAGCCACGGCGTGAACTGTTCGGGCTCGTGCTCCTGGGAAGTGTTCGTCAAGGACGGATTGATCTGCTGGGAGCTCCAAAAGACCGACTGGCCGCAGATCGATTCCGACACACCGAACTACGAACCCCGCGGCTGCCAGCGAGGAATCTCCGCGTCCTGGTATCCGTACAGCCCTGTCCGCCCGAAGTACCCGTACATTCGTGGCGTGCTGCTGGACCTGTACGAGCGCGAGCGACAGGCGGGCAAGGACCCCGTGGCGGCCTGGGCCGCGATTGTCCACGATCCCACCCGCGTGGCGGCGTATCGCGGGGCGCGCGGCAAGGCAGGCTGGCGGCGCGCGACCTGGGATCTCGCGACCGAGATCTGGGCGGCAGCAATCATCCACACGATCAAGCGGTACGGACCGGATCGCCTCGCCTCGTTCTCGCCGATCCCGGCGATGAGCATGGTGAGCTTTCTCTCGGGCCACCGGCTGTGCAACCTGCTGGGTGGCACGATGCTGAGCTTCTACGAGTGGTACCACGACCTGCCACACATCATGCCGATGATGTGGGGCGATCAGACCGACGTCCATGAGTCAGCGGACTGGTACCAGAGCACCTACTGGATGGTGATCGGATCGAACCTGCCGATGACACGCACGCCCGATGCGCACTTCGCCTCGGAGCACAAGTACAACGGCGGCAAGATCGTCAACCTGTCACCGAACTACTCCGACGTGACGAAATTCGCGGACCTCTGGGTACCCGTGCGCCCGGGCACGGACGCGGCGTTTCTACTCGCGTGCATTCACGTGATCCTGAAGGAATGCTACGTCGACCGGCCGGTGCCCTACTTCGCCGAGTACGTGAAGCAGTTCACAAACCTGCCGTTCCTGGTCGAACTGGAGCCGCACGCCGACGGGACGTATCTGCAGGGTCGATTCGTGCGCGCCTCGGACACGTCCGCGTACGCCGCGGAGGAGCATGCCGACTGGAAGCTCGTCGTGCTCGATCGCGCCACTGACGACGTGCGTCTGCCCGGGGGATCAGTGGGTTTTCGCTGGGAGGCGCAGCACACGGGCCGCTGGAATCTCAAGCTCGAGGACGCCGTCACCGGCGCGGCGATCGACCCGATGCTGACGCTGACGGACGCCGCCGGATGGGAGGAGGCGTCCGTCCTCTTCGCCAATTACACAGAAACGTTCGACACGACGCTCGGAGCGACGGACGGCAACGGCCGGCCGGCCCGCTCGCTCCGCCGCGGCGTGCCCGCTCGCCGATTCACGAAACGGGACGGGACGGAGGTCCTCGTCACCACGGCGTTCGATCTTCTGATCGCGCAACTCGGCGTGAGCCGCGGCCTCGGCGGCGACTATCCGAACGGCTACGACGATGCGTCCGTGCCGTATACGCCGGCGTGGCAGGAACAGGAGACGGGCGTGAGCCGGAACCTGGCGATCCGCGTGGCGAGGGAATGGGCCGACAACGCCGAGCGTACGAAGGGACGATGCCTATTCATCACCGGCTCCGGCGTGCTCCACTGGTTCCACGGCGGCTCGCTCATCTATCGCGCCCAGGCCGTGATGGGCCTCCTCACCGGCTGCATGGGCCGGAACGGCGGCGGCTTCGCGCACTACGTCGGCACCGAGAAGATCCGCAGCTACGCCGCAATCGGCACGCTTGGCAACGCGGCGGACTGGAGCGGTCCGCCGCGCCATCAGAACAGCACGTCGTACTTCTACTTCCACACCGATCAGTGGCGGTACGACGGCATGGTGCTGGATCCGCTCTGGGCGCCCTGGGCCCGCGATCTTCCCTCCAAGGGCCGGCACGCCGCCGATCTGAACCTGCTCGCGATCCGTCTCGGTTGGCTGCCGTTCTATCCACAGGTCGACAAAGTGAATCCGCTGGACATCGCGCGGGAGGCACGCGCGGCCGGCGCCCAGACGGAGGAGGAGATCGCCGCCTACGTGGCAGATCAGTTCAAGCGGGGCGCGCAGCGGTTCGCTGTGGAGGACGTCGACGCGCCGGAGAACCACCCGAAGGTGCTCTGGATCTACAGGGGAAACCTGATCGGCACCAGCATGCGCGGCCACGAGTACGCGCTCAAGCACCTGCTCGGCACGCACCACAACGTGCTCGGGGACGAGCGTGCCCGCGATCTCGTCGAAGACGTCGAGTGGCACGAACAGGCGCCGCTCGGCAAGCTCGATCTGATCGTCAATGTCAACCTCAGGATGGACTCGTCCGCCAACTACGCGGACATCGTGCTGCCGACGGCCCACTGGTACGAGAAGTACGACCTGACCTGCACCGACCTTCACTCGTTCTTCCATCCCTTCACGCCCGCTCACGATCCGCCCTGGGAGGCGCGACACGACTGGGACGCATTCAAGGCGGTCGCCGCGAAGGTCAGCGAGCTCGCCCAGGACCATCTGCCCTTGCCGGTCGAGGACGTCGTGATGACGCCGATGATCACGGACAGTCCGGACGAACTGGCGCAGCCGTTCGGGGAGATCCGGGACTGGTCGGCAGGCGACGTCGAGCCGGTCCCCGGCAAGTACTTCCCGCACGTGCACGTCGTCACGCGGGATTACACGAAGACGCTCGAACGGTACACCACGTTCGGGCCTCGCGTGTGCCGGCCGAACGGCTACGGCGCCAAGGGCATCACCACCGATCTGACTCACATCTACGAGCAGCTCAAAGACAACTACCTGGTGGGCGAAAAGCTCGGCCGCCCATCGTTGGAGACACCGCGGCAGGTGGCGGAGGTCATTCTGCGCATCTCCCCGGAAAGCGATGGCGAACTGTCGCACCAGCTGTTCACGGCGCTGGAGCGCCAGTGCGGCGTGCCGCTGGCGCACCTCGTGGAAGGAGATCGCGATGTGCATCATCACTTCCCCGACCTGGAGTCGCAGCCCCGCCGCAGTCTGACGTCGCCCCACTGGTCGGCGGTCGAGAGCCCAGGGCGCACGTACTGTCCCTGGACGCTCAACATCGAGACGCTCAAGCCGTTTCACACGCTCAGCGGCCGGCAGGAAATCTACTTCGATCACCGCGGCTACCGGGAGCTGGGCGAGTCGCTGCCCGCCTACAAGCCGCCGGTGGACATGGTGAAGATCGGCGACGTGTCGCTGGCGGAGGCCGCACCGGGATCGAAGGTGTTCCGGTTCCTTACGCCTCACGGCAAGTGGCAGATCCACAGCATGTTCTGGGACAGCTGGCACATGCTGAACCTGTTCCGCGGCGGTCAGGTCGTGTGGCTCAACGACGAGGACGCAGGCGCCATTGGCGTGCGCGACAACGACTGGGTCGAGATCTACAACCAGAACGGGATCTCGGTGGTGCGGGCCGTCGTGAGCATGACCGTGCCGCGCGACACAGCCATCATGTATCACTCCTCGGAGCGCCACATCAACGTGCCCATCTCGCGTCTGGCCCGCGAGCGCGGCGCCAGCGACCTGCGCGGCGGCAACAACAACGCCCCGACGCGGATCATGATGAATCCCGCCACCATGATCGGCGGGTACGCCAACTGGACGTACTTCCTCAACTACTGGGGCACGAGTCCGTCCGAGCGCGATTGCGCGGTCCTCATCCGCAAGATGCCGCTCGAACAGGGCCGCAAGAAGGTCATCTACCGCGAAGAGGATCTCGGAGCGCTGTGA